Below is a window of Sebastes umbrosus isolate fSebUmb1 chromosome 13, fSebUmb1.pri, whole genome shotgun sequence DNA.
ACTGTGATGGTGGATTGATAAGGGGCccaattttctttttattgtggTGCACCATGGCTGGGCTGACAGAGGTAAATTGCTCTTTTAATTAAAGCAATGCACCAGGGGGAAATTGCTGTCTGAATATTGTCTCAGAGAGATGGGGGCCAGTGACAGTTGCCTGGAAACTTCCAATCTGTCCACCCGCATTTATTCCAGATCACAGTTATGAGATAAAGTTtaataaaaatcttttttttcctccacatgCCACCCAACGAAATGAAATCCAACCCATTCTGAACAAGAGAACACAATGAGACAGGACTGCGGAGGAAACCTCATGTTCAACATGTATCTCTCAGGTTCGTCATTTATAGTCACAGTAGAGAGAATTATAGAAATATAAGTCTTTAAATTGGTGTTGGGTGTGCAGTGATGCTGCTGCATCTCCATCTCTCCAGGCTGCTGCAGCATTCATTATTCAGCCTTTTCAATCTGAAAGCTCGTCTGCTCTTTTGTCGGAAATCGGAAATCCTTTTTCCTGGACGCGTTTCCTGCAGCTTTCCTGCAGCTTTTCTCGGAGAGGAGACCGACGAAGACGTTCATGCTTTCTCCCATATTATTACACCACGACTGGACGAGGACACAATTAGGATTTTATAATcaattttaccttttttttgcaagagattttgcatttattttttttacttttcaatttATAGTTTGAATCGTGCACACCTGTCTGGTTAATTTTACTGCAATTTTAGTAACCTCTGTTCTCCTAtagaaatattgaaaataacatgtttattttttatttttaccttcttttcattgttgttaaaagattttaatcaatttttttaccttttttacaagagatttagcattttttttcaacatttcaatTTAGTTTGAAGCGTGTCTGGTCAATTTTGCAGCAATTTTTATTAACCTCTGTTCTCTAATGAAATATTGAAATTAACAAGTTTATTGcttatatttttttaccttgtttttcttattgttaaAGGATATGAAATTAATTTCTAGAAAatagaaccttttttttttacctttttttgcaagagattttgcattttttgacatttcaattTGGTTTGAATCGTGCACCTGTCTGCTCAATTTTACAGCAATTTTATTAACCTCTGTTCTCTCATAGAAATATTGAAATGAacgtttattttatattttttacctTGTTTTCCTTGTCGTATGAAATTAATTTCTAGAAAATagaaactgtgaaattgttttCCTAACCCAGCAAAGCAAGATTAGAATATAAGAGAATTTGATCAACCTCTGTTCTCTAATGAAATGAagtttatttgatatttttttttaccttgtttTCCTTATTGTTAAAGGATATGAAATTAATTTCTAGAAAATAGAacctttttttaccttttttgcAAGAGAttttgcaatttattttaacatttcaatTTAGTGCATTTGCAATTGTGAAGGGGAAACTATTGAACATCAGCTGTCTATCCATCCTCTTAAGGAACTGGCTTGTTCTCtatttcatttataaattatcAATTTTATGAAGCAATTCTACTCTTATATTCTAATCTTGCTTTGCTGAGGTTAGGAAAACAATTTCACTGTTTCTATTTTCTAGAAATTAATTCCATAtcctttaaaaacaaagaaaacaaggtcaaaaaaatataaaataaacttgtTCTTTTCAATATTTCATTAGAGAACAGAGGTTAATAAAATTGCTGTAAAATTGACCAGACAGGTGCGAAGATATATTATAGCATGTAATATAATAAGTGCTATAGTATGATATTATTATCGGAAGAGATGTCTTCTGTAAATGAAACCAAATAGAAGTAGCATTAAATCAATATTTCTCGGAGAGGAGACCGACGAAGACGTTCAAGCTTTCTCTCATATTACACCGAGACTGGACGAGGACACAATTAGGATTTTATAATCAATTTTACCTTTTTTGCAAGAGATTTTTGCAAGTTTTAACATTTCAATTTAGTTTGAATCGTGTGCACCTGTCTGgttaatttatttcatattaaccTCTGTTCTCCCATAGAAATATTGAAAagaagaagtttattttgatatttatttttaccttgTTTTCCTTGTTGTTAATGGATATGAAATTAATTTCTAGGAAATAGAAACAGTGGAATTGTTTTCCTAAGATTAGAATATAAGAGTATAATTGCTTCTTAAAATTGATAATTTATAGATGATATGAAATAGATAACAAGCCATATCATACTAACAAAGATTGAGATATTACTTATTATATTACATGCTATTATATATCTTCGTACCTGACTGGTCATTTTTACAGCAATTTTTATTAACCTCTGTTCTCTAATGATATATTGAAATGaacaagtttatttttatttattttttttaccttgtttTTTAAGGGTATCAAATTAATTTCTAGAAAATAGAAACAGTGGAATTGTTTTCCTAAGATTAGAATATAAGAGTATAATTGCCTCATAAAATTGATAATTTATAGatgatataaaatagataacatTAACAGGATGGATAGACAGCTGATGATGCTCACATTGTGTCTGTTTTGATTTCAGATCCAACagaaaatctgttgaaggaaagCAAAGGAACATCTTGgggtccaataaacacaggAGTACAAAAAGGTAAGAGAATTAAGGACATATAATAAATATCGTTATTATCCCCATGTAGGGCACcgttatttttatattatctaGCTTATTATAAAATGAAAGAAGTCCTCCAATGCTGTAAcataatatttgaaaaatattgatgatgaaataataatagcaaaaaataaataaatagataaataaaattgctTTTGGGTAGCTATATTATTAAAGAAAAGCTTCTGATGCAAACCTTTTCAGAAGAGTATGACAAATATTGAAGAAATAATTCGAGGAATCAATAAAGCTTATcacattaatacaaaaaaattccCTAATTATTAATATAGCCAGATTAAATGCGTTAAAAGCTCATatcatttaatttgtttctctAAATTGGTTtgtaattaataaaagaaaatacagccTACTTTATTCATGCTCTCAGTTTGCAGCTGCATTATGTTTGTTGGTCACAGATAATATTGGATTTGTTGTCACTTAGTCTAATGATGTTATTCTTATCAACCCATAACAGGCTTTACATCCCAAAATtattttacctcaaaatgtgtCTCATCCATCCTCAGGCTCAAAAccgaaatataaaaaataagtaaatgaaaCCAAGTACATTAATACaagatagaataaaataataataatcagtcaGCCGTCCGTCCACAGCTCAGTGTCACTGATTTAATTACACTGTGATGGAGTGATAATAGATTTAAACGGACATTAACACCTCTTAAAGCGACGCGCAAAGGgcaaactataatataataaaatataatagaaatagtGTATGAcgtttttatatcaaaattatgaattaatataaaaatatctgatttttaaaatgtaaattgcaTGTAGACAAACACCTATGAGCACCtatacattatattaaaaaatatcaattaataaattcaagaatactttgtgtttttttaaaaatacacttGGATGATATGCATTTAAATATAGGCtataaagggaaaaaaaagattctgcTCAAGATgcattgaaaaatgtcattttttaaatataaatatgcttGAAATACAAACTgtacagttttaaaacaaagcatATATAGCAACTCTAAATCcctatatttttttctattattttgcaATTTGCCTTGAAAAAAGCAGTGCTGTGTCTATCAAAATTCGCTGCCAATagcccattattattattattattattatcattactattattattattattattattattattatcattactattattattattattattattattgttatcattatataataataataataataataataataacaataataatgataataataataataatgataataataattattattatcattactattattattattattattattattattattattattatcattattattgttattattattattattattattattgttatcattatataattataataataataatcattattattattattattattaccatcatcattattgttattattgttattattattattattactatttttttaattattattattattattattattattatcatcattattattattattattattattattatcattattattattattattattattattattatcatcattatcatcatcatcatcatcatcatcatcatcatcattattattattattattattattattattattattatcattattattattattattattattattattatcatcattattattattattatcatcattatcatcattattatcattattattattattattattactatcattattatcattattattattattattattatcattattattattattattattatcatcattattattattattattattatcattattattattattattattattattattattattattattattattattattattattattatcatcattatcatcatcatcatcatcattatcatcattattattattattattattattatcatcattattattattattattattatcattattattattattattattattattattattattattattattattattatcatcattatcatcatcatcatcatcatcatcatcattatcatcattattattattattattattatttgataaaAGCGATAAAAGACCAAATGTCAAATCCCCCCAATATGTTTTCCATTGATATGTGTTATGTTTTACTGATTTatccatttcatttattttctcatcttTAACATGAACTCTCTGGTTCATCGTCTCCTCCATCCTAACAGGCAGCGGTCAGATCCAGCTGTGGCAgttcctgctggagctgctctCCGACAGCAGCAACATGTCGTGCATCGCCTGGGAGGGAACCAACGGAGAGTTCAAGCTCATCGACCCGGACGAGGTGGCTCGTCGCTGGGGGGAGCGCAAGAGCAAACCCAACATGAACTACGACAAGCTGAGCCGAGCTCTGCGCTACTACTACGACAAGAACATCATGACCAAAGTGCACGGCAAGAGATACGCCTACAAGTTTGACTTCCACGGCTTGGCGCAGGTGTGCCAGCCGTCCACCACGGAGCAGGCCATCTACAAGTTCCAGGGAAACTTCTCACCGATTCCTTTCGCAGGGATTTCTAAGCTGAACCTCGTGGGTCCAGGTGTGGGTCCGTCTGGTTTCTCCTACTGGCCCGGTTCTCCTCCCACGGCTCTGTATCACACCCACAACCTGCAGCCTCCAGGGCCATTTGGCACCGTGTCTCCATCTCACATCAGCTGTGTCAACAACATCAACAGCCTGACTAACATCAATAATCACTACAACTGACTCTTATTGCGTCTTTTAGACAACCCGGAGATATATAGACACCACAGGTAAGGACGAAGAGAGGTGGCAAAGGTTTTGGTAATTTGCAAATACTGGATTAATTTGGTTAGAAAGACGGTTTTACGCAAACAAGACGTCTAAAAACttgtacacaaacaaactaatttaGCCCTTCTAACCTTTAAAACTGACTCTTAAATGTCCCATTttgtaaaaaagtgacattttcatgtctttaacattataaaacaggcttaagtgctatataaatactgttaaactatcaaaacgctcaatataccgagaaatacacacagtccttattcagaaattgtgcatttgaaacaagccgttaagatttctgtccatttgtgatgtcacaaatatacaatatttagaaccATTATgaggttttaaacataaacattctaaatgtgtcccagtttatttcctgttacagtgtatgttaatgacatcagctgacaggaagtaaacatggaccacaactgttgcctagcaacgcaattcctttGCAATTGAAattcactaaaacggagcgtttcagacagagggtgaatacaggtatattcaggcagacagtttgaggaaaataaagtttttttttaacattacagcatgtaaacatgttctagtagaaacacaaaatacaagtatgaacctgaaaatgagcacaatatgggacctttaatgcatcTTTTAGACAACATGGA
It encodes the following:
- the fev gene encoding protein FEV, whose product is MRQDCGGNLMFNMYLSDPTENLLKESKGTSWGPINTGVQKGSGQIQLWQFLLELLSDSSNMSCIAWEGTNGEFKLIDPDEVARRWGERKSKPNMNYDKLSRALRYYYDKNIMTKVHGKRYAYKFDFHGLAQVCQPSTTEQAIYKFQGNFSPIPFAGISKLNLVGPGVGPSGFSYWPGSPPTALYHTHNLQPPGPFGTVSPSHISCVNNINSLTNINNHYN